One Lachancea thermotolerans CBS 6340 chromosome F complete sequence DNA window includes the following coding sequences:
- the ARH1 gene encoding NADPH-adrenodoxin reductase (similar to uniprot|P48360 Saccharomyces cerevisiae YDR376W ARH1 Oxidoreductase of the mitochondrial inner membrane involved in cytoplasmic and mitochondrial iron homeostasis and required for activity of Fe-S cluster-containing enzymes one of the few mitochondrial proteins essential for viability) — MLRTSFGSRLLSTSRKSVSVVGSGPSGFYTVCRLLAKSKESLDVTLWEKLPVPFGLSRYGVAPDHPEVKNCEDTFTRCAEEFQTENAAGHKFRFIGNVDIGKDIKLKQLLDCQNAVILSYGCGGDHKLNIPGEDTTNGVFTSREVVSWYNGHPSFAGNEKLNNFDWSRVKRVGIIGNGNVALDLARILLSNQVSEIWAQTDINPLALEKLRTAPIEEVKLIARRDFLHSKFTNKEFRELWELERFGIRGVIRPEFLNLHKLGEASSDRVLKRRIEMITEYMLPFDQRTKKNYKKHRPPEHGLNRQWEMDYLKTPIKVNCNAAGKLNSLTVCDNKMTVDNRVELLSNQTQDYELDVLITSLGYGSNPLDEFKSLDIGFVRNHVANSRGAVLNTENEVIPGLYAAGWIRKGSSGVIASTMADAFEVADTVLQELSTFQPRKNSAIDVAHHTFTTWNDWLKLDAEERRRGREQGKPREKFLSADEMLEFLNKK, encoded by the coding sequence ATGCTAAGGACCAGCTTTGGCTCAAGGTTGTTGTCAACGTCGAGAAAGTCTGTCTCGGTTGTGGGATCGGGGCCTTCAGGCTTTTACACGGTATGTCGTCTATTAGCGAAATCGAAAGAATCCTTGGATGTGACACTTTGGGAAAAGCTTCCCGTTCCATTTGGTTTAAGCAGATATGGAGTAGCCCCTGATCACCCAGAGGTCAAGAATTGTGAAGATACGTTCACTCGATGTGCTGAAGAATTCCAAACCGAAAACGCTGCAGGCCACAAGTTTCGCTTTATTGGAAATGTTGACATCGGAAAAGACATAAAACTTAAACAGCTTTTAGACTGTCAGAACGCGGTTATATTGAGTTATGGATGCGGCGGAGATCATAAACTTAACATTCCAGGCGAAGACACGACCAACGGTGTTTTCACGAGCCGTGAGGTGGTGAGTTGGTATAATGGACATCCCAGTTTCGCGGGGaacgaaaagctcaatAACTTTGACTGGTCGCGTGTTAAAAGAGTTGGCATTATTGGAAATGGAAACGTTGCGCTGGACTTAGCCCGTATCTTGCTCAGTAATCAAGTCAGTGAAATTTGGGCACAAACAGACATTAACCCACTCGCGCTCGAAAAATTGCGTACAGCGCCTATTGAAGAAGTCAAGCTTATTGCCCGCCGCGACTTCCTGCACAGCAAATTTACAAACAAGGAGTTTCGTGAATTGTGGGAACTGGAGCGCTTTGGGATTCGAGGTGTTATTCGGCCAGAGTTCCTTAATTTGCATAAGCTGGGCGAGGCCAGCTCAGACAGAGTGCTAAAGCGCCGCATTGAGATGATCACCGAGTACATGCTACCTTTCGACCAGCGCACAAAGAAGAACTACAAAAAGCATCGTCCCCCTGAGCACGGCCTTAACAGGCAATGGGAGATGGACTATCTTAAGACCCCAATAAAGGTCAACTGCAATGCGGCAGGAAAACTGAATTCCTTAACCGTGTGTGATAACAAGATGACTGTAGACAACCgtgttgagcttctttccaacCAGACTCAGGATTATGAACTCGACGTGCTTATAACCTCGCTTGGATATGGAAGCAATCCACTCGATGAATTCAAATCTCTCGATATCGGATTTGTAAGAAATCACGTTGCGAACAGCCGAGGCGCCGTGCTAAATACCGAAAATGAGGTGATTCCAGGCCTTTATGCTGCGGGCTGGATCCGCAAAGGCAGCAGCGGGGTAATAGCTTCTACTATGGCCGATGCTTTCGAAGTTGCGGACACTGTATTACAAGAGCTATCGACTTTCCAGCCACGAAAAAACTCCGCCATTGATGTCGCGCATCACACTTTTACGACGTGGAACGATTGGCTAAAGCTTGATGCCGAAGAGCGCCGAAGAGGGCGAGAGCAGGGCAAGCCTAGAGAAAAGTTTCTGTCTGCAGATGAAATGCTCGAGTTTCTGAACAAGAAGTGA
- the ATP17 gene encoding F1F0 ATP synthase subunit f (highly similar to uniprot|Q06405 Saccharomyces cerevisiae YDR377W ATP17 Subunit f of the F0 sector of mitochondrial F1F0 ATP synthase, which is a large, evolutionarily conserved enzyme complex required for ATP synthesis): MIAKRCLSTLIPPKIVSAKNLGSAPNAQRISQVVQFYKSLPQGAAPAYKPSGPIGKYKAKYFDGDNASGKPLLHLALFVLGMGYSMEYYFHLRHHKGGAEH, translated from the exons ATGATTGCCAAACGCTGTCTCTCTACTTTGATTCCTCCAAAGATCGTATCCGCTAAG AACTTGGGCTCTGCTCCTAACGCGCAGCGTATTTCCCAGGTGGTGCAATTCTACAAGTCGCTGCCTCAGGGTGCCGCTCCTGCGTACAAGCCATCAGGTCCAATCGGCAAGTACAAGGCGAAATATTTCGACGGAGACAACGCTAGTGGCAAGCCTCTACTGCACCTTGCTCTGTTTGTTCTCGGTATGGGGTACTCCATGGAGTACTACTTCCACCTCAGACACCACAAGGGCGGCGCTGAACACTAA
- the LSM6 gene encoding U4/U6-U5 snRNP complex subunit LSM6 (some similarities with uniprot|Q06406 Saccharomyces cerevisiae YDR378C LSM6 Component of small nuclear ribonucleoprotein complexes involved in RNA processing splicing and decay), whose translation MSSSGESTTTASAQFLSNIIGQSVVVKLHNGMLYQGVLESIDGFMNIALNQATEHYETASNGLLHRYDGDVFVRGTQVLYISEA comes from the coding sequence ATGTCGTCAAGCGGCGAGTCAACTACTACTGCATCTGCACAGTTCCTTTCAAACATAATAGGGCAATCCGTGGTTGTCAAGCTGCACAATGGAATGCTGTATCAAGGTGTACTAGAATCTATTGATGGGTTCATGAACATTGCGCTAAACCAGGCAACGGAGCACTACGAAACGGCTTCGAACGGATTGCTCCATCGCTACGACGGCGACGTGTTTGTGAGAGGTACTCAAGTGCTGTATATCAGCGAGGCTTGA
- the RGA2 gene encoding GTPase-activating protein RGA2 (weakly similar to uniprot|Q06407 Saccharomyces cerevisiae YDR379W RGA2 GTPase-activating protein for the polarity-establishment protein Cdc42p implicated in control of septin organization pheromone response and haploid invasive growth): MSAGDSPCCVRCKGPLVMGHAYELGGDRWHTHCFSCYKCEKPLSCDSNFLVLGTGALICFACSDSCKNCGKKIDDLAIILASSNEAYCSDCFKCCKCGDKIEDLRYAKTKRGLFCIACHERLLEKRKHYEERKRRLKKQLPLIPDNSGGSNSDTTLPQPEPAIPERSSQRPLSPLKNSNPRFSAISREDASFTVSPNDNQQPISSVSSLAIPLDFSAATSASGDPATLTEKYESSDRGNNSTVRSNSESVVAQFLFDGDYMSTADEETEKATPKKHKSQLSIDDMLQITLDNDQDQAQDQDEDQRHEQNHEQNHEQNHPTDNSPQELLGLPKESKKVLLNRTPLRNSNDENLSKSPTAYRQGLVLNDEDIMNALNSPVRVKSQEDPSGPGLGILTPSKSKSSCNEDIVLGLPYDNMPARRSMDNSATSNTARSPPIFGHHRRTSSGNAKKLGRSLSLRSKSIMMNLRPKSKDVKNGTSTKNQDFDTHSGWGVTSSQSAGPSPSQQRITSKHQSDSTVYSQVIGTNGEQNGHKPSTSSASGVSVFRTPPLENDSSFSNKIDGALHEQNKSTGSAQAEEDKEETPTNNVFLRSDVAQMELTLRRLKVEVNQLQSTKMQLTHDIDLLKSSKESLQEEIKSLNNIKAQKAVISESVESFEPEVLDEWQERQAATASVATTAKPKFWKLFSGGKPQNAISSGSQNRFEISSPMLQNPNEFEDMKLMPVQNDKKSSAASSPSGTKEGSVLYGSTLVARCSFEHSEIPMIVDTCIRHIESKDEFLSTDGLYRKSGSQLLIEQTEALFAQWTPNDPMSDRLSVQLNQDIHAVTGILKRYLRKLPNPVFTFKVYEPLMRLVREQNLLSTLPLKSNLNSESVLYRSTLAKLTTILQQLPEQHYNLLKRLVRHINLVAQFSESNLMNPHNLCLVFAPGLIRDYSGEKDIIDMRERNYVVSFVISRHRDIFG; encoded by the coding sequence ATGTCGGCGGGAGACTCACCATGCTGCGTGCGATGCAAGGGCCCGCTAGTGATGGGCCACGCCTACGAATTAGGTGGTGATCGATGGCATACACACTGTTTCTCGTGCTACAAGTGCGAGAAGCCATTAAGTTGTGACTCTAACTTCTTGGTTTTGGGAACAGGCGCGCTGATCTGCTTCGCGTGCTCAGATTCCTGTAAAAACTGCGGGAAGAAAATCGACGATCTGGCTATTATCCTCGCTTCATCCAACGAGGCATACTGCTCGGATTGTTTCAAGTGCTGTAAATGTGGTGACAAGATTGAGGACTTGAGGTATGCCAAGACGAAGCGAGGATTGTTCTGTATAGCATGCCACGAACGGCTGCTTGAGAAACGCAAACACTATGAAGAGCGAAAGCGACGACTGAAGAAACAACTGCCGCTTATTCCTGATAACAGTGGCGGGAGCAACAGTGACACTACCCTCCCACAGCCTGAGCCGGCAATTCCAGAGCGCTCAAGTCAGCGGCCGCTATCACCATTGAAGAACTCGAACCCCCGCTTCTCTGCCATTTCTAGAGAAGATGCTTCTTTTACGGTATCTCCTAACGACAATCAGCAGCCAATATCAAGCGTTTCATCACTTGCAATTCCACTAGACTTTTCGGCTGCAACATCTGCGTCCGGTGATCCTGCCACTTTGACTGAAAAATATGAAAGTTCTGATCGCGGTAATAATAGCACTGTTAGAAGCAATTCTGAGAGTGTAGTGGCCCAATTTCTCTTTGACGGAGATTACATGAGTACCGCTGATGAAGAGACAGAGAAAGCTACTCCTAAGAAGCACAAGAGTCAGCTTTCCATTGATGATATGCTTCAAATCACTCTTGATAATGATCAGGATCAGGCCCAAGACCAGGACGAGGACCAGCGCCACGAACAAAACCACGAACAAAACCACGAACAAAACCACCCCACGGATAACTCTCCGCAAGAACTATTGGGCCTGCCTAAGGAATCTAAGAAAGTTCTTTTAAACAGAACACCGCTAAGGAACTCTAATGATGAGAACTTGAGCAAGTCTCCTACCGCTTATAGACAAGGATTGGTGTTAAATGACGAAGATATAATGAACGCTTTGAATTCTCCAGTTAGGGTGAAATCCCAAGAAGATCCTTCTGGTCCTGGCTTAGGTATCTTGACTCCTTCCAAAAGCAAGTCATCTTGTAACGAGGACATTGTTCTTGGGCTGCCATATGATAACATGCCTGCTCGGAGGAGTATGGACAATTCGGCCACCTCAAACACGGCCCGTTCCCCGCCAATATTCGGTCATCATAGAAGAACATCTAGCGGCAATGCCAAGAAACTCGGTAGGTCTCTTTCGTTGAGGTCCAAAAGCATAATGATGAACCTAAGGCCCAAGTCCAAGGACGTCAAGAATGGCACATCTacaaaaaatcaagatttTGATACACATTCTGGTTGGGGTGTAACATCTAGCCAGTCAGCAGGGCCTTCACCGTCTCAACAACGGATCACATCAAAACATCAGAGCGATAGTACAGTTTATAGTCAGGTTATCGGCACAAACGGGGAGCAGAACGGCCACAAACCGTCCACGAGTAGTGCCAGTGGGGTGTCAGTTTTCAGAACCCCTCCTTTAGAAAACGACTCTTCGTTCTCTAATAAAATTGACGGGGCGCTACATGAGCAGAATAAAAGTACGGGAAGCGCTCAGGCGGAAGAAGATAAAGAGGAAACTCCAACGAATAACGTCTTCTTAAGAAGTGATGTCGCACAAATGGAGCTTACACTACGTCGCTTAAAAGTTGAAGTTAATCAACTTCAGAGTACAAAAATGCAGCTAACGCATGACATAGACTTACTAAAGTCTTCCAAAGAGTCAttgcaagaagaaattaaAAGCCTCAACAATATTAAGGCACAGAAAGCTGTTATATCTGAATCTGTTGAGTCATTTGAGCCAGAAGTTCTCGATGAGTGGCAGGAGCGTCAAGCGGCCACGGCAAGTGTAGCTACTACCGCAAAACCAAAGttttggaagcttttctcgGGCGGCAAGCCTCAGAATGCAATTTCTTCGGGATCACAAAACAGATTCGAAATTTCATCTCCTATGCTACAAAACCCTAATGAGTTCGAGGATATGAAGCTCATGCCAGTGCAAAATGACAAAAAAAGTTCAGCGGCGTCATCACCTAGTGGTACCAAGGAGGGTAGTGTACTATATGGCTCTACACTGGTGGCGAGGTGTTCTTTTGAGCACAGCGAGATTCCAATGATAGTGGACACTTGCATACGGCACATTGAGTCCAAGGACGAGTTTCTCAGTACTGATGGACTATACCGGAAATCCGGGAGTCAGCTGCTGATAGAACAAACAGAAGCTTTATTTGCACAATGGACACCAAATGACCCAATGTCCGATAGGTTAAGCGTGCAACTTAATCAGGACATTCACGCGGTCACCGGCATACTAAAGAGATATCTGAGAAAATTACCCAACCCGGTATTCACATTTAAAGTGTATGAACCCCTTATGAGGCTAGTTCGTGAACAAAACCTGCTAAGCACCTTGCCATTGAAGAGCAATTTAAACAGCGAGTCTGTTCTATACCGCAGCACGCTGGCAAAACTTACAACTAtcctgcagcagctgcccGAGCAACATTACAACCTCCTGAAAAGACTCGTTCGTCATATCAATCTGGTGGCACAATTCAGCGAATCTAACCTAATGAACCCGCACAACCTGTGCTTGGTGTTTGCGCCGGGCCTCATTCGGGACTACAGTGGAGAAAAAGACATTATAGACATGAGGGAACGCAACTACGTTGTTTCCTTCGTCATTTCCAGGCATCGAGACATTTTTGGCTGA